In the genome of Microcoleus vaginatus PCC 9802, the window TGCACGGTGCTAGCGGTTTGCCGGAATCAATGATTCATCAATGTATTGAATTCGGAGTATCGAAATTTAATGTGAATACAGAAGTTCGCGAAGCTTATATGGACGTGTTAAAAAGTAGCATTTCTGAGGCACATCCCGATTTGTTGGAAATAATGGAAAAAGCTATCGATGCCATGCGATGGGTCATTTCTGACAAACTGCAACTTTTCGGTTCTGTCGGTAAAGCTTATTTGCATCACTCTGTCGATACGCATAACTTGACCGCAAAGAGTACCAGCAACAAACAAACAAGCCGCAACCAATCAAATTTTGATCAAATGTTAAAGCCTGTGTATAGTGAGGCCTTCAGTCTTATGTTGAAGTAAAAAAAAACTAAAGTCCTGACTGCGAACCAGTTTTTAGTCAGGACTTCAGTCCTCTCTAACCATTTAAAAATCGATCGGGATTGATGCCAGATTCCCGCAGCCGCCGAATTAAAGACTGCAATTGAGCTTCCGCTGACTCGACCCGCTGCCGTTGCTGTTCCGCTTCAGTCAGAATCCAATTGCCATCAACATCATACCAGCGCAGCCACAGTCGATCGATTTCCTGAAACTCTGCCACAAACCCAAGCCCAAACTTAGGCCAGCAATCCACACTCGCGACTAGGGCAATTCTAATTTTTGATAGTGTCCGCCCTTCAATTCCAACACTCGCAATTTGTTAGTATAGCGACTGAAAACGGCATAAACACGAACCCGCAAACATTTGCTCGTAAACATCCCATTTTCTCGGCGGTTCCTCCTTCGTCTCCGGCTCCAAAACTTGCCCGTTACCCGAAGCGTTTCCCGACTGAAGTAGCAACTTTTTTTTCATCGGTATTTTCGCCTAAATCTTCTTTTTCTGTTCCCGGCGAAAGCAGTTCTACAATTACCAAAGGATTCACCCCTTCCGGTCAAGTAACGTAACTCATCCGCAGTTCTGAGCGATCCTAAAGTCGGGGAACTCCCACAACTCGAAACCAATCGGGCCGCTGGTGCCACAGAGTATCATGCACATCCTAATAAAGGTTCATGTCAGTGCCGCTAAATATCTCAGAAGCTCGATAATTCCGAGGTCGAAACGTCAGGCTCAACAACTGCGGCTGCAAATCGTGAAATTCCTCCCGCAAACCAGGTTCCTCCGGGTCTTCGCTGGGTAAATCGTACATCGTCGGCAGCGTTTCTCTGGGCGATCGCGGCGGCTCTGTTTGCGACACAGGATATTTAAAAGGCAACATATAATATTGAGGAATGATTGCATTTATGCTAACATCATTTTAATACTTGCAGGACGAGCGCCAACACCCTGTAAAACGTTTATGGCAAACTTTTCTTCCTCTCTTTTGTGAAGTCAATCTCACCTCTTAAATCTCAAATCGACTGATCCGAAATTCTGCACTATGATCGACATTCCTCAACTGATTGCTCAAGAACTTTCCATTAATCTGTCTCAAGTCAATAATGCTCTGGAACTTTTCGCCGAGGGAGCAACTATTCCGTTTATTGCCCGCTACCGCAAAGAACGCACGGATTTGTTGAATGAAATTCAATTGCGAGATATCTCCGATCGCTTCACGTATCTGACGGAAATTGAAGACCGCAAAAAGTCGATTTTAGAGACGATTAGCTCTCAGGGGAAACTCACTGAAGAACTGCAAGCGAAAATCGAATCGTGTTTGCAAAAAAACGAACTAGAAGACCTTTATCTGCCTTACAAACCAAAGCGGCGGACGCGAGCGACAATTGCTAGGGAAAAAGGTTTGGAACCGCTGGCAATTTTTATCAAATCTCTGAACTTACCGACGGCTAAACCAGCAGATTTGGAGGCGGAAGCAGCTAAATACATTTCGGAAGAAAAGGGCGTTAAAACAGCAGAAGAAGCTCTTAAAGGTGCTGCGGATATTTTGGCGGAAGCGGTTTCGGAAAAAGCAGAATTGCGGGCTTATTTGCGAGAGTTTTTGATGAAAACAGGAGTTTTTGTCTCGAAAATTAAAGATGATTTCCCGGAAGGAAGCACTAAATTTGAAATGTACCGCAATTATCAAGTTGCAGCGAGAAGCGTTCAATCGCACAATATGTTAGCGCTGTTTCGGGGGGAAACGGAAGGAGTCTTAGATTTGGAACTGGCGTTTGATGAATCCGCAGTGATGGCTTATTTGGAAGCTCAGGAAATTAGAACTAGGATACCGGAAGTTAAAGAGTTTTATCGATCGACTTTGAAGGATGCCTTCAACCGACTGATGAAGACTTCCTTAATTACAGAAGTACGATCGCACAACAAAGCCGTCGCTGATATCGAGTCGATCGCCACTTTTGAAACCAACCTCCGCGAGTTGCTGCTGTCGGCGCCGGCGGGCATGAAACCCACATTGGCGATCGATCCGGGATTTCGCACGGGCTGCAAAGTTTCCGCCCTCGATGAAACCGGGCAATTTTTAGAATATCAAGCAATTTTTCCCCACCAAGCGGCCGCTCAGCGCCAGCAAGCTGGTAAAATTGTCAAGCATTTAATTGAAAAATATAAAATTGAATTAATCGCGATCGGCAACGGTACAGCTTCGCGGGAAACAGACGAATTTGTTTCGGAAGTATTGGCAGAAATGGACAGGAAACCGATTAAAGTCATGGTGAATGAATCCGGTGCATCGATTTATTCAGCAAGCGAAGTGGCGATCGCCGAATTTCCAGACCTCGACATCACCGTTCGTGGCGCAGTCAGCATCGGACGGCGCTTGCAAGACCCCCTCGCCGAACTCGTGAAAATCGACCCGAAATCAATAGGAGTCGGTCAATACCAGCACGATGTTGACCAAAAACTGCTCAAAAAGAAACTCGATGAAACAGTCGAAAGCTGCGTGAATTATGTCGGAGTAGACTTAAACACAGCCTCCAAAGAACTGCTGACCTTTGTGTCAGGAATGACGGCAACAGTGGCCAAAAATATCGTCAATTACCGCAACGAAAACGGCGCATTTAAAAATCGTCGCCAGCTCCTGAAAGTTCCCAAACTAGGACCAAAAGCTTTTGAACAAGCAGCCGGATTTCTCCGCATTCGCGGCGGCGAAAACCCCCTGGACAATACCGCAGTTCATCCCGAAAGTTATCCTGTAGTGCAGGCGATCGCCAAGGATTTAGACTTGCCGCTGACAGGAATAACACAAATATCGGAAAAAATCAAGGCTGTAAACATCAAGAAATATGTCACAGAAAAAGTGGGAGAACCAACACTCAGAGACATTATTTCCGAACTAGAAAAACCGGGAAGAGACCCGCGCGCCGAGTTTAAGTATGCCACTTTCCAAGCAGGAATCAAAGAAATCTCCGACTTGCAAGTTGGCATGGAATTAGAAGGCATAATCACGAATGTAGCTAACTTTGGAGCCTTTGTTGATGTGGGAGTGCACCAAGATGGTTTGGTTCACGTTTCTCAATTAGCCGATCGATTCGTAGATGACCCCAAACAGATTGTTAAAGTCGGACAAGTTGTGAAAGTGCGGGTTTTGGAGGTGAATGAGAAGTTAAAGCGGGTTAGTTTGACGATGAAGCTGCAAGAAAAACAGCAACCGCAAAATGGCAATAGCGCGAGGCTTCCGGCCCCGCGCCGTCGTTAAAACTAGGGCTGAAAGCTGAAAAAGGGCGATCGGCTATAATTGTGTAATCCTCACCAACCTCAAAATTATACGGTTGCAAGTAAAGGTTTACCCTTGCGACTAATCTAGAAAGAGGCGTGTTATACGATCGCCCCTATTAATCTTGAGTTTTTAGAGATTTTAATTAATTTAGAAATATTTGGACTGCTTTTTTCAACCCACTCTTCTTGATAGAGATGATATCGACTTAAATCACAAGTCGAGAAATCACCGATGGCGAGGGCGACTAATAAAAGCTGGAGGGGGTATTCTACTAATCGTTGGCACAGGTTTAAGCGTTATTACCTGGAAAGTCTTCTCACCACCTTCTGTTGAGCGGCTACCACTTCCCAAAACTTTGGTTTCCCTAGAATCACCCTTCGGACAACAGCTATTGAGCCAGAGCAAGAGCAAACAGGATTTTCAACCGCTTAGCACCCACATTGAAACTCAAAAACGTCCCGCCTATTGTGGTGTGGCTAGTAGTGTGATGGTTCTGAATGCACTCGGCAGCAAAAAACAGGGATATCGCCCCCTCACCCAAGACACCTTTTTTGACGGTCAAACCCAGAGCATCCGTTCTTCTTATGCCGTCACTTTTTCGGGCATGACTCTTGATGAATTAGCGGCTTTGCTCAGAAGTCACAACGTCAAAGTTGAGGTCTATTATGCGTCGGAGACAACACTTAACCAATTTCGTACCCAAGCTAAAGCTAACCTTGCCCGTTCCGGCGACTATATAATCGTGAACTACCAACGATCTGTTTTGGGTCAGGGTAAAAGCGGGCATATTTCTCCCCTCGCTGCCTATCACGAGCCAAGCGATCGGTTTCTGATTGAAGACGTAGCCAGTTATAAATATCCGCCTGTATGCGCTTCTACGGAGACTCTTTGGAAAGCGATGAATACTACTGATTCAATTTCCAAAAAGACACGTGGCTATCTAGTTGTGCGTCAGTAAAAAAGAGAATTAGGCATTGAATAGGTTCCCATTCAATCACTTACTAAAAAATGACAAAACTGCGAGTGCGAGCAAAAGCAGTTGGAGTATTATGCTATTTTTGATTTGAACTTTATCCGTTTTGGAAAAGCATTATGTCTAAACTTTTTGCCGTTGTTGTAGCAACCATTCCAGAGTATTACGACTACAAAAACGCTCACCCAGAACACGACCCAAATCAACTAGCTTGGTTTCGCGAGCAACAGGAGAAAGGAATACTACTGTGTTGTGGCCCGTTTTTTCCCTATGATGGAACGGGACTTTGGGTGATTCAGGCAGAAAATGTGGAAGAAGCTCAAACAATTGTTAGCAGCAGCCCCCGGGCACGGGATGGTATGTTAGCGGAATCTACCAGAGTAGTGGAGTGGCAGGTGCATATTGGGTGCGAGCGTTTTGGGCATAGTAAATAGGTAGGGGCTATATTTGCACTTACTCATTCACCTCCAAAGAAGAACCATTGGGCTTGCGCCGTGATAAATGTATATTCCCTCCCCCTAAGCCGCCGAGCGATCGCGGAATAAGAAAATATAGACAGCGCCATTGCGAACTCAGGTTGATACTACATATTTTGAATCACAACTCATCCACGCCTTACCAAAATTTACCGTGGTGTGAAATAGGAGTATCCTTGCGTAAGGCTACAATCCATAGGCAATACTCGTACCCAGCCGCCAAGTGTGGATTGACTTGGCAAACTACCTCATATTGATCAAGTTTATCAACATCGCAAAAGTTCAGCCACTGGAATTCCCAGAGACTTTCGGTATTGGGACAATCATTTACCTGAATAACCACCTCTTCGTTTGCGAATTTTTTAAACGTAGTTGATTTTATGTCAAGTAGATAAGCTTTGACTGCTGACCCAATTGAACTAAAGTTGTTGAGAACCCGAATTGCTGCTTTTCCGAGAGTTGGATTAAGTCCATTCGCATCACCAGAAATGTACACCTCCACGTAATCAAAAGGATTTGGCCCTGTCGAAGCAGCCCCAACCCAGTATCCATCACTCTCGATATAATTAAAATCCTCGCAAAAGCTTTCTAGGTTTTCGAGCATGACTTTATAAATTTCCACAGCAAATATTACCCTAAGCCAAAGTTTAACTATTTAAACACGCTATAGCTATCAACACCCGAACTGCCATCGCCCTTCCAAAACTTGCTGATTCTTAGAACGCTACATTAAGAAATACCCCCGGCCGATGCAGCAATGCAGTAAGTGCGGCAAACTTTCTGGTGTCGGGTCGAGTACACCAAACATGAAGATAGAACGGCACGGGCAAACCAAAATACTCACGCAACAGGAAATGGAGCTTTTGTTCAACAAAGGTTTGCAAACCTCACGCGATCGCACGCTCTTGGGGATTTGTCTCTAACACTCCCTGTCGCACTGCCGAAGCTTGTTCGCTGATGGTCAAGCATATCTACACGAACTCTGGCGCTGTCGGCTCTACAATTAACTTCCGCTTTCGCCAACACCAAAGGCAAACTCCAAACCAGGACGATTCCGGTCATTGAAGATTTGTGATCGTTCCTAATATCTTGGCATTCCCGCGCCGGCGAGACTTACTTATTCGTCGGCTGCCACCCTTCCCACCATTGGAAGCATTTGCACCCCGACTCAGCGGACAAGGTTTTGAGAGAAGCGTTCGATCGCGCCGGCATCAAGGGAGCCTCCACCCACAGTTTTAGGAGAACGGCCCTGACCCAGATGAGCAACGCGGGTATCCCGCTGCGGATTATTCAAGAAATCAGCGGTCACAACAACCTCCAACAATTGCAGCACTACTTAGAGGTGAAGCCGGATCAAGAGTCAGAGGAGCGATCGCCTCTCTTTCCATGCTTTCCTACAGGGGGAAAAAGGTATTTCCCCACGTACAGGCTGAATTGCCCGCTGTGCCGTTAGCAAGAGAGCAACTGTCACAACCCCTATCCGACGCGGCTGAAGAAATTCCCGACTGGTGACGAGCAATTTTAGATTTTAGATTTTAGATTTTGGATTAACAGTCACGCATCCCAACTCGAATGACGCTCGCTTTACTCACGCCCGCCAGAACTTCTCACCTCTAGATTTGTTACAATTCTCGATCGTGTGGAGCGGGTGCACCTGCGAAACCTGCTGAAAGGAGAACTTAAGGGCGATGCGGCTAAAATACGGCGTTGCTCTCTTGGCGGCTCCTTGGGGGGCATTGATGGAGTGGCGCGAAGAAAAACTAAAAACATCGCTACAAAGAAGTTAATTACCGCATTGGGAAAGGTGAGTATTTCACCTTTCCTCGCCCTCAAGCTTATTCTGAAGGATTTGTACGGGCCGGATTCCATTGAGGTTGATAATCAAACAACCACTTGAACTGCAAATCAGCCAACCTTGTAGGAGTGAGCTTGTAGATGGCGTTCCGCAACAAACATCCGATCGCCGTATCCGCCTGTGCTAATTTGCCTATTTGTCTGGAACTATTGAATACGCGAGTAACTCGCTGAGTGCGGCTGGCTTCAAACTGCCGCAATAGGGAAGGAACAGTATCGCCACCAGTTCGGCTAGTAAATAGCAGTGAAGCTAGTTCAAAAGAGTCTTCCACCGCCATACAGCCCCCTTGACCGATACTCGGTTGAACTGGGTGCGCGGCATCCCCGATTAAGGTAACTCGCCCTTGCCCCCATTGGGTTCCCAGCGGTGGCCGATCTACAATATCATCTCGGTAAATCTTCTCCCCGTCGAGAGCTTCGATGATAGCTGGTACTGGGTCAGCATAGCCTTTAAACAGGGAGCGCAAGGCATTCAAGGAACCGCCCAGCGCATCGTCATTACCGCCCACTGGGGTGTTGTTGAAAGCATAGAAAGCAAACCCACCGCCACCGACATCGAAGTAGCCAAAGCGAGTGCCCTGACCCCAGAATTCGGCCCAACTGTATTGTGAATCGAGCGGTAAGCCAGAGCCATCAAAGTAGCCTCTCCAGCAGCAAGTCCCACTGTACGCAGGGTCCTCTAACCGTTCCCTACCGTTCAACCTAGCCCGTACCTTGGAGTAAAGACCATCAGCACCTACTAAGACCTCACCCTCAGCAGTGCGACCGTCAGAGAACAATACCCGAATGCCGTTGTCCGTGTCCTCAAATTCCTCAAAGGCAACGTCCGTCCGCACTGTTCCCTCTGGCAAGGCTTCCAATAAAATCTGCTGAAGTTCAGGTCGCAGGAGGCACACACCCAAGTCATCTTCGTCTATGAATTGAGGAGCGTTAATGTAGAGGGGTTTCCCTTTTTGGTCAAAAAACCCACCTTTAAGGATCTTGCCTCCCAAATGGTAAAAGCGCTGATAAATCTGCCCTGATTGCAAGAGCTTGTAGACGCGCAAAGCATTGCGTTGGATGAATATGCCTCCGGGTCCTGAGAGCATAGCATCCAAACCGCGCTTCTCGTATAGTTCAACTGCAATGCCGGCATCGAGACAGGCACGGGCTAGGGTCAGACCGCCAATTCCACCGCCGATGATAATTACCTTTGATATTGAAGTCATATTATTGAGTGAGCTGTACAACATGAAAAAATTTAGGCAATTGACTGGTGAGGGGGATGAACCTTTCAAAACAACTGCCTGAAGAAGGGAAATTGGTGAGGAATTACCAACTGACTCGCTGTGTTCAAATAGCCGAATTTTAAATTTTTATCGACTGCTACTAGCTTCACTGAAACTCCAGGCAATTTCAAACGAAGGCTCTACAAGAAATTGTCCCGTCCTCTCAGAACGCTCTGCCGAAGGCTCATCAATAAGTAACAACATCCAACTAAAGGCGGGGAATTAGAGCAATTGAAGGTGCTGTGGAAAGAGTACGGCAGGATTGAGCGCTCCATTTCCAGAGATTCGATCGACTTGCTATGGCGGTGGTTGGGATTGCTAGAATCACAGGGATCTCGCTTTCTGGGCGATTGCATTCCCTGATTGGGTCGCCGATACAGAACACTTTGTAATTGCAGCGCCAAACCTCATGACACCATCTATGGACTTGGTTTACGAAGAAACCTACAAAAACCAGTCGATTAAAATTTATTGTTTCAGTCAGTTTGCGCCTGGTGGAGTTGGCTCTTCTCACTTCTGGGCCATTATTGATGATTACAGATTGCCTGGAAATTGTGATGGCCGCTCCCATAATCCTTTTTGTGCTTCGGAGGATGCAGAAAATGCGCCAACTCCCGAGCATTCGTCGGCACTTGCAGCAGCCAAAGCTTATTGCGACACAAGAGTGAAGCCAAGCGAGCAACGCGGGGACGAACTACTTTCCCTCACCCTATTCTACCGGAAAGTTAAAACCTTGCTGGGCCAATTTTTCTCTTCGCTGGTAAAAAGGTGAAGCTGCAACAGAAAACTGCTAAAGTGATAGAATGAGCGCTCGAGATAGTCAATAAAAGCGGGTGCATCTTCAAACCCTGCTTTGAAGAGAATTTTGATACATATGTGGCTTAAATACGGCGTTGCTCTCAGTGGCGAACTGACGGGCATTGATGAAGTTGGGCGCGGAAAAACTAACCTCGCTTGTCTTTACTGCGGTGGCGGACTGACAGCAAAAAAGGGTTCGGTGAAAGAACATCACTTCGCGCACACCGGCGAAACTTGCAAGTTCGTCAGCCAGCGTATTCAAACCAAAGCATTTCCATCGTTGCCCCTCTACGATAATTTCAACATCCAGCTTAAGGGTGATGAATTAGAAAAATTAAAAGTGCTGTGGAAAGAATACGGCGCACAGGGCTACGCTATTCCCAAAGACTTGGTAAACTTTCGGTGGCAGTTGAAAGGATTGCTAGAGTCGGAGGGATCTGGCTCTTATCAGTTTACCGACCTGGGTAAAATCCCAGTGGGTGCGCTTCCCCTGGCGTTGTTCAACCGAGTCCAAGAACCACTGCTGCTATCAGAGTTAATCAAGTTGGAAGGCTCTGTAGAAATTGCCGAAGCTGCGGGGTTATCTTGCTTGGAGGAACGATTGGCTGATTTGCAGATTTATCGAGCACAGCTTCGCCGGATTCTGGTGAACTCGCTCTATTTCCTTGAGGTGAAAGCGGACGGGAGCTGCTTCTATAAAATTGGAATTACCACTCGATCGATCGAGGAACGCATCGCCGAAGTGCAGCGGGATGTGAGAGCGCATTACTCGAATGTCGCTGTCAGCTTGCTGGGATTGTGGGAACACCGGGGGAATGTGGAACTGTACTTCAAACACCGATATCAACCCTTTAACTACCGGATTGGCAAGCTGACGGAATATTTTCAATTTCCAAACGTCAAAGTCGTGCTGCAAGATTTGTGTGAGATGAAACCCAAAATTCTGAGTGATGTTGAGGTCGATGTTCTCAGCTTGTGCGATCGAAGCCGCGGGTAATGCTTTCCAACCGCTTGACGATTCGTTTCCTTTTCTGTGCGAGCCTTTTTCAGGTTCTTTTCCAAACGACGCAGGTCAGATTCTCTGCGTACATCACTCTCAACTACTAACCACAAAAAAATTTTGGATAAATTAACCCTAGGTGTAACGACTAGGGCTGTCTCAGCATCATGTGAGCTTTGTGGAAAGCGACCGCGCTCAACCTGAGGGCGTACAGGCTCACTCTTGGGTTATTAGTAATAACCGTTTGTTTCAAATTACAAATCTATTGTTTCAAATCATAACGTTGATTATCTTTCTCTTAGATTATTTGCTCATCGATTATCCCAGTAATTACCATAATGCTATTGGTTGGCAATACCCGCAGTACATCAAAAAACCTACCCACACACCTCGATAGGAAAATACTATGAGCAACGGAAGTGGATGCCCATTTACGGGCGGCGGTCAGAAATCTCAGCCTCGTCATATGCCGTCAAACCGAGACTGGTGGCCGCATTATTTGAATCTGAGCATCCTCCACCAGCACACCCCCCAGGCCAATCCTATGGGTGAGGAATTCAACTACGCTGAGGAGTTCAAGAGTCTTGACTTAGCTGCCTTGAGGGCAGATATCTACGAGCTGATGACCACCTCCCAGGACTGGTGGCCAGCCGACTACGGCCATTATGGGCCGCTCTTCATCCGCATGGCTTGGCACAGCGCCGGCACATATCGTATTGGCGACGGTCGCGGCGGCGCGGGTTCGGGTAGCCAGCGGTTTGAGCCTCTCAACAGTTGGCCAGACAATGCGAACCTCGATAAGGCGCGCATGTTGCTTTGGCCAATCAAGCAGAAATATGGCAAGAAAATTTCGTGGGCCGACCTCATGATCTTCGCTGGCAACTGCGCGCTTGAGTCGATGGGTTTCAAGACGTTGGGTTTTGCTGGTGGGCGCGTGGATGTCTGGCAGCCAGAGGAAGACATCTACTGGGGTTCTGAGAAAGCTTGGCTCAGCAATGAGCGTTACGAAGGCGATCGGGTGCTCCTGAATCCTCTCGCCGCCGTTCAGATGGGACTGATCTACGTGAACCCGGAAGGACCAGACGGCGAGCCCGATCCGGTCGGCTCAGGGCGCGATATTCGCGAAACCTTTGGTCGGATGGCGATGAACGACGAGGAGACAGTCGCGCTCACAGCCGGTGGGCACACGTTCGGCAAATGTCACGGTGCGGGCGAGGCGACGCACGTAGGGGCTGATCCTGGGGGTGCCACCATCATCGATCAGGGCCTCGGCTGGAAGAACGCCTTTAACACGGGTGTCGGCGTCGATGCGATCACCAGCGGTATCGAAGGCGCATGGACTCCCACTCCGACGCAGTGGGACAACAGCTATCTCGAAACCCTGTTCAAATATGACTGGGAGCTGACGAAAAGCCCCGCTGGCGCGTGGCAATGGAAGCCCAAGGGCGACGCTGGTGCGGGTACGGTACCCGACGCGCACGATCCGTCGAAACGGCACGCCCCCATGATGACCACGGCGGACATGGCGATGAAGATGGACCCCATCTACAACCAGATTGCGCGACGTTACCACGACAACCCGGATGAGTTTGCCGAGGCGTTCGCCAAGGCGTGGTTCAAGCTGACGCACCGCGACATGGGTCCCCGCTCACGCTATCTCGGGCCGGAGGTGCCCCAGGAAGAGTTCTTGTGGCAAGATCCCATTCCCGCAGTCGATCATGAATTGATTGATGAGCAGGACATTGCTGCCCTCAAGGGCAAGATTCTTGCTTCGGGACTGTCTGTCTCCCAACTGGTTTCGACTGCTTGGGCGTCGGCGTCAACGTTCCGCTGCTCCGATATGCGCGGTGGAGCGAACGGGGGGCGCATTCGTCTCGCGCCGCAGAAGGATTGGGAAGTCAACCAGCCAGAGCAGTTGGCAACAGTGCTGCAAACCTTGGAGGGAATTCAACAGGAGTTCAACAGCTCCCAGTCTGGCGGCAAGCGGGTTTCGCTCGCTGACCTTATCGTTCTGGGCGGATGCGCGGGCATTGAGCAAGCGGCGAAAAATGCCGGTCACGACGTGACGGTTCCCTTCAAGCCGGGACGCACGGATGCGCTGCAAGAGAAAACGGATGTCGAGTCCTTCGCCGTGCTTGAGCCGACTGCGGACGGGTTCCGCAACTACACGAGCGGCAAACACAGCGAATCGCTGGAAGAGTTGCTGGTTGATCGGGCGCAACTACTGAGTCTCTCAGCTCCTCAGATGACGGCTCTCTTGGGCGGCTTGCGCGTTCTGGGTGCAAACTTTGGAGGATTTAAACACGGTGTCTTTACCCATCGGCCAGAGACGTTGACCAATGACTTCTTCGTGAACCTGCTCGACCTGGGTACGACGTGGAAGGCGACCTCTGAAGATGAGTATGAGTTCGAGGGGAGCGATCGCAAAACAGGCGACCTGAAGTGGACTGCTACCCGTGTTGACCTCATCTTCGGCTCAAACTCTCAGCTCCGCGCCCTGGCGGAAGTCTATGGATGTGTGGACTCGCAGCAGAAGTTTGTCAATGACTTTGTGGCGGCGTGGGACAAGGTGATGAACCTTGACCGCTATGACCTTCGCACAGTCTTAGCGAAAACCTCTGCGAGGAGTTTCTAGGCGTAACTTCAACCGATCGTCGATCGAGGCTACGTTAACCCGCGGCAATCCTAAATGCGGGTAGAAGCTAGAGACAAAAATGAGAGCGGCGTTTCAACTTGTCTTGAACCACCGCTCTGGGCTTTAGGCCCTGATGCCAAAGCTGTTTAGAAACATGAACGCGAGATTAGTCACGTTGTAAGATGTGCCAATGGTATCGGAGTAGTAGTAAATATTATGTACTGATTGAATATTTATTGCCTCAAAGTCGAGTTGTAAAGATGGACAAAATACCAAATAGCACCAATATGGTTTTCTAACTTTTTAGAAAATGAGAGAGTCTTTCTTACAAGATGTGACATTAGGTTAATGCTGGATAAGATCGATATAGGAGATAATATTCAGCAAAAGTGACAGATAACACCCAAGAACCCGGACTTAACCTGCAAAGTTTCTGTTTAATCCCTTAAAATTAGGGTGTTATCCAGCAGATACGACGGATAATCCTGGAAAGTAAAGGTATTATCCAGCACATCTGTTGAATACTGAAGTTTCTACTGTCCCGGCTTAAACTGGTAGCCACGATGCTAATTAGACAAGCAAAAACAGCCCTAAGTTCCCTAGGTTATGAACTAGATTGCCGTGAGGAGGCTTTTGGTTATCTAAGGGATTCCTCCGATGTACTCGGACAGCCAGAGCAATTGCGACGGAGGATGCAACAAGACGGTTACTTATACTTAAAAGCCTTTCTTAACTCTCAAGAGGTTTGGCAAGCTCGTCAGGAAATTGCAGCTTGTTTAGCTGCTGAGGGAAGCTTGGAACTTGACAGCCCTGTTCTAGAT includes:
- the katG gene encoding catalase/peroxidase HPI, translating into MSNGSGCPFTGGGQKSQPRHMPSNRDWWPHYLNLSILHQHTPQANPMGEEFNYAEEFKSLDLAALRADIYELMTTSQDWWPADYGHYGPLFIRMAWHSAGTYRIGDGRGGAGSGSQRFEPLNSWPDNANLDKARMLLWPIKQKYGKKISWADLMIFAGNCALESMGFKTLGFAGGRVDVWQPEEDIYWGSEKAWLSNERYEGDRVLLNPLAAVQMGLIYVNPEGPDGEPDPVGSGRDIRETFGRMAMNDEETVALTAGGHTFGKCHGAGEATHVGADPGGATIIDQGLGWKNAFNTGVGVDAITSGIEGAWTPTPTQWDNSYLETLFKYDWELTKSPAGAWQWKPKGDAGAGTVPDAHDPSKRHAPMMTTADMAMKMDPIYNQIARRYHDNPDEFAEAFAKAWFKLTHRDMGPRSRYLGPEVPQEEFLWQDPIPAVDHELIDEQDIAALKGKILASGLSVSQLVSTAWASASTFRCSDMRGGANGGRIRLAPQKDWEVNQPEQLATVLQTLEGIQQEFNSSQSGGKRVSLADLIVLGGCAGIEQAAKNAGHDVTVPFKPGRTDALQEKTDVESFAVLEPTADGFRNYTSGKHSESLEELLVDRAQLLSLSAPQMTALLGGLRVLGANFGGFKHGVFTHRPETLTNDFFVNLLDLGTTWKATSEDEYEFEGSDRKTGDLKWTATRVDLIFGSNSQLRALAEVYGCVDSQQKFVNDFVAAWDKVMNLDRYDLRTVLAKTSARSF